The genomic window CAAATTTCCAGCTTTTTGCCGGTCTCTTTTTAATCTCCCTTTTTTACCTCGTAGTCCGTCAATATGAGCCCGACAAAATCGACACTCTCGCGCTTGTACCCCTCCTTCTTTGCAACTATGTCGAGCCCCATTGTCGTTAGATCTTCCAGCTGGGGAAAGACGACCGTTTTTTCCCTCTTGTCCACCGATTTTATGTAGTGTTTGCAGGAGTCGCAGACGTAGACACGGTGTATCTCGTCGTTTTTTGCAAAGAAGTATTGGAGTTTTTTCTGGTCTTCCTCGCCGCAGTGGACGCAGACCAGCCGGGGGAAGTTCCAGCTCTGGGAACAGCGGCCGCAGTACAGGAAAAGCCTGTTTTCTTCCCCCTCGATCGCAGAGATGTTGGGGGGCGCGCCGCATATGGGGCAGTAGGATTTGCCCCAGGAGTCGAGTGCTTTTTTTGGCGGATCGGCCAGCTTGACGCCGTTGATCAGCGGCAGAAGAGTCTCGCCGGCGGCGAAAAGTATCACGGGCCTAAGGTGCGAAAAATCTTTGGGGAAGTCGTATTGACCCATCAACACCCCCTCGAGGAGCTCTCTGAACAATTCCTCTCTCTCGAA from Candidatus Zymogenus saltonus includes these protein-coding regions:
- a CDS encoding formate dehydrogenase accessory protein FdhE, which encodes MNREERRAIEKSKEKHPEIVEVLDLFLKLSELSCDTIPVNGKSISWDKLKEGFPAIDKRTLPKDLGTLFKRFKNIVEILLTRNSDFASAVNALFEREELFRELLEGVLMGQYDFPKDFSHLRPVILFAAGETLLPLINGVKLADPPKKALDSWGKSYCPICGAPPNISAIEGEENRLFLYCGRCSQSWNFPRLVCVHCGEEDQKKLQYFFAKNDEIHRVYVCDSCKHYIKSVDKREKTVVFPQLEDLTTMGLDIVAKKEGYKRESVDFVGLILTDYEVKKGD